The Candidatus Phytoplasma asteris DNA segment GTTATTTTTGGAAATATTTTATTTTTTTATTATTTGAACGCAGTTATTTTTTACAACTTCAACTACATCCAAAAAGTAAAATCTTTGCAATCCATTCGAAAAGCTTTATTTTTGGGTTTTTCTTTTGATTTCCCAATAGCAACTAATAATACAGGCAAATATCGAACATCAATATTTAATCCTTCATTGATTTTTTTTGCGTTAAATCCTCCCATAGGGCAAACATCATAATCATATTTTTTAGCAGCTAACATCAATTGCAACGCTCCGATGCCGCCTTCTAAAAATAACTCATTTTGCAGTTTTACTTGGGAAATTTGTTTGTAATAATCATCAATTTTTGTAATTACTTGTAATTTGGTTGCATCAGATATTTTTTTTTGTAAAACTTCTTGTTGATAAATTTTTTCAGCTAAGACACTTTTTTGAGCATCGCAACACAACAAAATCATAGTAGAACAAGTTTCTAATTGAGTTTTGTTGCCATATAAAAAAGGAGCTATTTTTTGTTTGCTCTTTTCGCCTTTAAAAACAAAAAAACGCCATGGTTGCAAATTAAAAGCAGAGGGCGCTTGGAAAACTGTAGCCAAAATTGCTTCTAAAATATCATTTGGTATTTCATGATTGGCGCAAAATTGGCGCACACTTTTAATTTTTAAAAAATCCATAAAAAGCTCCTAAGATTTTGTTAATTTCAATTTGATTATTATATTTAGTTAAAATAATTTTAATATTGCATCGTTTTAAAATTTTTTAAGTTAGTATTTGTAATTTTGGAAAGACAACAATTTAAACAGCAAAAAATTATTTTTTCAAAGTTTGCATTTGTGTTTCTTATTTTGTTTTTTGTTTTCAAAAAACTCCTCTAATCCAATTTATCCAAATTATCAAATATATTATAACATTTTTTATTATTAAAATACTAACTTTTTCATTTATTTAGACAACTTAATATTTTAATATAACATTTAAGACCAACTTAACTGAAACGCTCCAATAATTTGCCCCAAGTAAAGAATGAATAATTTTAGTCTAAAACTGTTTATGCAGTTTGGGGGGGTTTTTGTTTATCTGACAATTTTATTTAATTTTGACAATCAAAAACCTCATTATATTAAAAGAAAAGTAAGGTTTGTGGTAAAATTATATAGTAAATTATTTATTTTATAAACGCATAATTATTAAATTTTTTATGAAACAAAAAAACTAAATTAACAACAAACACAACTAATAATTACAACAATAATCACAACTTAACAATTCATTAAATAAATGATAAAGTTTTGAAACAATAAATGAAATGAAGGTGCAAAATGGAAAACTTATCGTTTTTATTCTTATTCTTGTTTTTTTATATTTTGGGGTCAATTCCTACAGGCTTAGTTATTGGCAAATTGGTGCAACAAAAAGATTTACGCAACACAGGTTCTGGAAATATTGGAGCAACTAATGCTTTGAGAGT contains these protein-coding regions:
- a CDS encoding nitroreductase family protein, giving the protein MDFLKIKSVRQFCANHEIPNDILEAILATVFQAPSAFNLQPWRFFVFKGEKSKQKIAPFLYGNKTQLETCSTMILLCCDAQKSVLAEKIYQQEVLQKKISDATKLQVITKIDDYYKQISQVKLQNELFLEGGIGALQLMLAAKKYDYDVCPMGGFNAKKINEGLNIDVRYLPVLLVAIGKSKEKPKNKAFRMDCKDFTFWM